One segment of Apus apus isolate bApuApu2 chromosome 1, bApuApu2.pri.cur, whole genome shotgun sequence DNA contains the following:
- the APOLD1 gene encoding apolipoprotein L domain-containing protein 1 has translation MERNGAACPQMLDPTHHFHVALLDQRRRLRGQIAHLHKVARKLNKLRKRSLIANVSGSTLTAAGAVTAIVGLSLSPATLGVSLLASAVGLGLATAGGAVSITSDLSLVLCNSREVRKVQEIAMTCRKQMREILGCLEFLRRGQGPGDPRLRQSEKRASISLYNSVCFMVFCGSHSFLVPEYTKEVTKVSQAVLRAKIQKLAANLETCTKAMDEVCELLESRTELSPCARRLNLGAKTTAEILRPSS, from the coding sequence ATGGAGAGAAATGGTGCTGCCTGTCCCCAAATGCTGGACCCCACTCACCACTTCCACGTAGCGCTGCTGGATCAGAGACGGAGGCTGCGTGGCCAGATTGCTCACCTTCACAAGGTGGCTCGTAAACTCAACAAGCTCCGCAAAAGGTCCCTGATTGCCAACGTCAGCGGGAGCACCCTGACTGCCGCAGGAGCAGTCACTGCCATTGTGGGGCTGTCCCTGAGCCCGGCGACACTGGGAGTCTCCCTCCTGGCATCTGCTGTGGGTCTGGGCCTGGCCACTGCCGGGGGGGCTGTCAGCATCACCTCCGATCTCTCCTTAGTGCTCTGCAATTCCCGGGAGGTGAGGAAGGTGCAGGAAATCGCAATGACTTGTCGGAAACAGATGAGGGAAATCCTCGGCTGCCTGGAGTTCCTCCGCAGGGGGCAGGGCCCGGGGGACCCCAGACTGCGCCAATCAGAGAAGAGGGCCTCCATCTCACTGTACAACTCCGTCTGTTTCATGGTCTTCTGCGGCTCCCACAGCTTCCTTGTGCCAGAGTACACAAAGGAGGTCACAAAAGTGAGCCAGGCTGTCCTGAGGGCCAAAATCCAGAAGCTGGCTGCCAATCTTGAGACATGCACCAAAGCAATGGATGAAGTCTGTGAACTTCTTGAATCCAGGACAGAGCTTTCCCCATGCGCCAGGAGACTCAACTTGGGGGCTAAAACCACTGCTGAGATCCTGAGACCATCCAGCTGA